A region from the Leptospirillum ferriphilum ML-04 genome encodes:
- a CDS encoding efflux RND transporter periplasmic adaptor subunit, which yields MKFNIREFRLSRKMLLILGVVATIFLVGVYFSRFRSTSAQANVTLQKKTLFNQKRFRLSYVKRRSLERWAVIPGIVHAFRKAKIYAHVPGYLKFLNVDKGDFVRRGQVLAYIYDPELYQSYQKSLAEAEIAKITFERKKKVWEGDHRVISLENVQKAEALFREKEAKAKYDHELVRYKTIVAPFDGIITHRYIDPWNLISEGTGTTGHALPLLKESYVDMMRLYVGVPENEVRYIRRGLRVWLEAQGLKGRKFDARVTRYDYALDHETRTMRTEIDILNPDKALMPRMYVWAHILLKTYKNTLSIPKKAVIEGRHGDFAFVIRDGKVQQVPIVVGDENGGYVQILQGLTENEPILVKLHATIY from the coding sequence ATGAAGTTCAATATAAGGGAGTTCAGGTTGTCCAGAAAAATGCTTTTGATTCTCGGCGTTGTCGCAACAATTTTTCTGGTTGGAGTGTATTTTTCCCGTTTTCGCAGCACAAGCGCTCAAGCAAACGTCACTCTTCAGAAAAAAACGCTGTTTAATCAAAAACGATTTCGTCTCTCTTATGTGAAAAGAAGAAGTTTGGAGAGATGGGCAGTCATTCCGGGGATTGTGCATGCGTTCAGAAAAGCCAAAATTTATGCGCACGTGCCGGGCTATTTAAAGTTTCTGAATGTCGATAAAGGGGACTTTGTTCGACGAGGCCAAGTTTTGGCTTATATCTATGATCCGGAACTTTACCAGAGTTATCAAAAGTCTCTGGCTGAAGCAGAAATTGCAAAAATTACATTTGAACGCAAAAAAAAAGTCTGGGAAGGAGATCATCGGGTTATCTCGCTGGAAAATGTTCAAAAGGCAGAAGCTCTTTTTCGGGAAAAGGAAGCAAAAGCCAAATATGATCATGAACTCGTCCGCTATAAGACGATCGTGGCCCCCTTCGATGGAATTATTACACATCGGTATATTGATCCATGGAACCTGATCTCGGAGGGAACCGGAACGACTGGCCACGCTCTTCCACTCCTGAAAGAGTCCTATGTTGACATGATGAGGCTTTACGTCGGTGTTCCGGAAAATGAAGTCCGCTATATCAGGAGAGGGTTGAGGGTATGGCTTGAGGCCCAGGGGCTGAAGGGAAGAAAGTTTGATGCGCGTGTCACCCGTTATGATTACGCGCTCGATCATGAAACCCGAACCATGAGGACCGAAATCGATATCCTGAATCCGGACAAGGCTCTTATGCCAAGAATGTATGTATGGGCGCATATTCTCCTGAAGACCTACAAGAATACTCTTTCAATTCCAAAAAAAGCTGTGATTGAGGGAAGGCACGGAGATTTTGCTTTTGTGATCAGGGACGGAAAAGTTCAGCAAGTTCCCATCGTTGTTGGAGATGAAAACGGAGGGTATGTTCAGATCCTTCAAGGCCTTACAGAGAACGAGCCAATACTGGTGAAGCTACATGCAACCATCTATTAA
- a CDS encoding YgfZ/GcvT domain-containing protein → MLKQDEKSLSYSFFLNPKARILFDAWCGNFEDKIALFPPAGTREEFVNHLKKYLFFRTKAKMTDMSEHFREIRLVGPETISVLLSLFDNNFSGSSFRMLKNGGYVLIHPTSFQHNLDVGLQADLFIPIDQFETTQKSLEDFTSKKGGVLLDESSYLAYLTEKGIPLFPSELNDSFFPAEAGLDSVGVSYNKGCYVGQEPVTRLKFQGHLNRSLAGFRLEGGPFPKMEFPVTLFNPKDGNEAGILTRTSFSDILGSGIGLGYIKRNFSENGTELLLPDAQVVRVHSLPFV, encoded by the coding sequence ATCCTGAAACAAGACGAGAAAAGTCTGTCCTACAGTTTTTTCCTGAATCCCAAGGCGCGCATCCTCTTTGATGCCTGGTGTGGCAACTTTGAAGACAAAATTGCCCTTTTTCCTCCCGCTGGCACGAGAGAGGAATTCGTCAATCATTTAAAAAAATACCTCTTCTTTCGAACCAAGGCCAAAATGACCGATATGTCGGAACATTTCAGGGAGATTCGTCTTGTCGGACCCGAAACCATATCCGTTCTCCTGTCCCTGTTTGACAACAACTTTTCTGGCTCTTCGTTCAGAATGCTGAAAAATGGGGGATACGTTCTGATTCATCCAACTTCTTTCCAGCATAACCTCGACGTCGGGCTGCAGGCCGATTTATTCATACCGATCGATCAATTCGAAACCACTCAAAAATCTCTTGAGGACTTTACCTCGAAGAAAGGGGGGGTCCTTCTCGATGAGTCTTCCTATCTGGCCTACTTGACAGAGAAAGGGATCCCTCTTTTCCCTTCCGAGCTGAACGACTCCTTTTTTCCGGCAGAAGCGGGCCTGGATTCTGTCGGGGTTTCCTACAACAAGGGCTGTTATGTTGGCCAGGAACCCGTAACCCGTTTAAAGTTTCAGGGACATCTGAACCGGTCTCTCGCCGGATTCAGACTGGAAGGAGGGCCCTTCCCCAAGATGGAGTTTCCTGTGACCCTCTTTAACCCGAAAGACGGGAATGAAGCCGGGATCCTGACAAGAACGTCCTTTTCAGACATCCTGGGATCCGGGATTGGCCTGGGTTACATAAAGAGAAATTTTTCCGAGAACGGGACAGAACTTCTCCTTCCGGATGCGCAAGTGGTTCGGGTCCATTCTCTCCCTTTTGTCTAG
- a CDS encoding sigma-54-dependent transcriptional regulator, which translates to MRIFIIDDDKNLADMLTSALVKDGHEIRSAMESSSALGFMESSDWDVVLLDIKLNGEDGFDVLRRIRAIHPECIILMMTAFGKIDQAVESMKLGAFDFLEKPFSLSFLRIKLGKIQSHLSLKTQNGILRQELENKKWRLVGNHPRLQEVREQIAKYAKFDSPVLILGESGTGKEVAARLIVNQSSRRDEPFIVVNCGAIPEHLMESMFFGHEKGSFTGAHALQKGKFELANGGTIFLDEIGELPLNLQSKLLRVIESGEFERIGGTRNLKTQVRILSATNRNLEHLVRKGTFRADLYYRLHVLVIEMPALRERIEDIPLLVEYLLQQLSAELHRTLVAEKNLLPSLQRLEWPGNIRELKNILERLAVMSEDGVIREKDFFLAQWKKPSLELMEEKKNIDFKREIEEREKNMILNALDKAKGNHTMAARFLGMKRTTLQYHLKKMDLKKGKNLFKG; encoded by the coding sequence ATGAGAATCTTCATCATCGATGATGATAAAAACCTGGCGGACATGTTGACGTCCGCTCTTGTCAAGGACGGGCATGAGATTCGTTCGGCGATGGAGTCATCGTCGGCATTGGGCTTCATGGAAAGTTCCGACTGGGATGTTGTTCTTCTGGATATAAAGCTGAATGGAGAAGATGGTTTTGATGTTCTGCGGAGAATACGAGCCATTCATCCGGAATGTATCATTCTCATGATGACGGCTTTTGGAAAAATCGACCAGGCTGTTGAGTCTATGAAGCTTGGAGCCTTTGATTTTCTGGAAAAGCCTTTCTCCTTATCTTTTTTGCGCATTAAACTGGGTAAAATTCAATCCCATCTGTCCTTAAAAACGCAAAACGGGATTTTAAGGCAAGAGCTTGAAAACAAGAAATGGAGACTGGTCGGAAATCATCCCCGTCTCCAGGAAGTTCGTGAACAAATTGCCAAGTACGCAAAATTTGATTCTCCGGTTCTTATCCTGGGCGAATCCGGTACAGGAAAGGAAGTCGCTGCCAGACTGATCGTCAACCAGTCTTCCCGGAGGGATGAGCCTTTTATCGTTGTCAATTGCGGGGCGATTCCGGAGCATTTGATGGAATCCATGTTTTTCGGGCATGAAAAAGGCTCCTTCACCGGAGCGCATGCCTTGCAAAAAGGCAAGTTTGAGCTGGCAAACGGGGGAACGATTTTTCTGGATGAAATCGGAGAGCTCCCTCTGAATTTGCAATCAAAGCTTTTACGCGTCATTGAATCGGGGGAGTTTGAACGAATCGGGGGAACACGAAATCTGAAAACGCAAGTGCGGATTCTTTCCGCAACGAATCGGAATCTGGAACATCTTGTGAGAAAAGGAACCTTCCGCGCCGACCTCTATTATCGGTTGCATGTTCTGGTCATCGAGATGCCGGCTCTCAGAGAGAGAATCGAGGACATTCCGCTTCTTGTTGAATATTTGCTCCAGCAGCTTTCAGCGGAATTGCATCGGACTCTCGTCGCTGAAAAAAACTTGTTGCCTTCACTCCAGAGACTTGAGTGGCCGGGCAATATTCGGGAGCTCAAGAACATATTGGAGAGACTCGCCGTGATGTCCGAAGACGGAGTGATTCGGGAAAAGGATTTTTTTCTTGCCCAATGGAAGAAACCGTCCTTGGAGTTGATGGAGGAGAAAAAAAATATCGATTTCAAGAGAGAGATCGAGGAAAGAGAAAAAAACATGATTTTGAATGCCCTGGACAAGGCAAAGGGAAATCACACGATGGCAGCCCGATTTCTGGGAATGAAGAGAACGACTCTCCAATATCATCTGAAAAAAATGGATCTGAAAAAAGGAAAAAATCTTTTCAAGGGGTAG
- a CDS encoding glycoside hydrolase family 57 protein: MMTYSSRLIWVLHAHLPYVRHPEHPVFLEENWFFEAMIETYLPLVMMMDRLSGEGVHWKLTMTLSPPLLSMMTDELLIERFSDRLRLLCDLAEKEGERTRGSRWESVAGFYRERLGGLHHYWENSLGRNLVARFQNHIRSGNLDGLTCGATHGFLPLLSVVPETVEAQVAVGVQTFSRIMGEKPKGIWVPECAYFDGLDEVLARHGLSYFFMESHGLMYADPTPPSGVYAPMRTPAGLIAFARDPDSSKQIWSQEEGYPGDFDYRDFYRDIGYDLPYDYIRPYLHTDGPRGMTGFKYHRITGKTEDKDIYDPKTARDRAFAHARDFVQRKEVQARQLSASGNWIPTVVCPFDAELFGHWWFEGVDFLEGLFRGAEPSPVIEFTNPSRLLTENHWESEGNPEPSSWGVNGYYEVWLNGSNEWIWPLMTDAGREMVRIARQEKDADGYRKDILNQMARELLLAQSSDWPFLMKTGTAVSYAVRRVKDHLFHFRVLREMLLHGPFRQEILEEIRGKSPLFPDIDFRLFTGMARSSS, encoded by the coding sequence ATGATGACATACTCTTCCCGACTGATTTGGGTCTTGCACGCGCATCTTCCGTATGTGCGTCACCCCGAGCATCCGGTATTTCTGGAGGAAAACTGGTTTTTTGAAGCCATGATCGAGACATATCTTCCTCTGGTCATGATGATGGACCGTCTTTCCGGGGAAGGGGTGCACTGGAAGCTCACGATGACGTTGTCCCCTCCTCTTTTGTCCATGATGACGGATGAGTTGTTAATCGAACGGTTCTCGGACCGGCTTCGTCTCTTGTGTGATCTGGCGGAGAAGGAAGGGGAAAGAACACGCGGCTCACGATGGGAATCTGTGGCAGGGTTCTATCGGGAGCGGCTCGGAGGATTACATCACTATTGGGAAAACAGTCTGGGACGAAATCTCGTTGCAAGATTCCAGAATCATATCCGTTCAGGAAATCTGGACGGGTTGACATGCGGTGCAACGCACGGTTTCCTTCCTCTTCTGTCGGTCGTGCCGGAAACCGTTGAGGCCCAGGTTGCTGTCGGCGTTCAAACTTTTTCCCGTATCATGGGAGAAAAACCAAAAGGGATCTGGGTTCCTGAATGCGCGTATTTTGATGGACTAGACGAAGTTCTTGCCCGGCATGGACTATCCTATTTCTTTATGGAGTCCCACGGGCTGATGTATGCGGATCCCACCCCTCCATCGGGAGTCTACGCTCCGATGAGGACTCCGGCAGGACTCATTGCCTTCGCAAGGGACCCGGATTCTTCCAAGCAGATCTGGAGTCAGGAGGAAGGGTATCCGGGAGATTTTGATTATCGGGATTTTTATCGGGATATTGGCTATGACCTTCCCTACGACTATATCCGTCCATATCTGCACACCGATGGACCCCGTGGGATGACGGGATTCAAGTACCACCGGATTACAGGAAAGACAGAGGACAAGGATATCTATGATCCGAAAACGGCGAGAGACCGGGCATTCGCCCATGCAAGGGATTTCGTGCAGAGGAAAGAAGTGCAGGCGCGACAATTGTCTGCGTCCGGGAACTGGATACCGACAGTCGTCTGCCCTTTTGATGCCGAACTTTTTGGTCACTGGTGGTTTGAGGGGGTCGATTTTCTGGAAGGACTCTTTCGAGGGGCAGAACCATCACCGGTCATCGAGTTCACCAATCCTTCCCGTCTTTTAACGGAAAATCACTGGGAATCGGAAGGGAACCCGGAACCCTCCTCCTGGGGAGTCAATGGGTATTACGAAGTTTGGCTCAATGGTTCCAATGAATGGATTTGGCCTTTGATGACGGATGCAGGACGCGAAATGGTACGGATCGCCCGTCAGGAAAAAGATGCGGACGGTTATCGAAAAGACATTCTGAACCAGATGGCGCGTGAATTATTATTGGCCCAAAGCTCGGACTGGCCATTCCTCATGAAAACAGGAACAGCCGTCTCCTACGCAGTCCGGAGAGTGAAGGACCATCTTTTTCATTTTCGCGTCCTGAGGGAGATGCTTCTTCATGGACCTTTCAGACAGGAAATTTTGGAGGAAATCCGGGGAAAGAGCCCTCTCTTCCCCGACATCGATTTTCGTCTCTTTACCGGTATGGCACGTTCATCCTCTTGA
- a CDS encoding efflux RND transporter periplasmic adaptor subunit: protein MTTEEKARTDHSNDEEPLSDQMREEIDLEEVQPNRKIQKWAGIVLLVLILGPVTVFVLNKIFPPHPPVFHRQVVQVIRIRSRQMYHKATIPAGIRSFRETIIYAHVPGYLKTLNVDKGDYVHKGQTLAYIQDPELRQALEEKKARVRINYLTYRRIKKVWLSHPALISEQRVQEKLAAYLASVSAMRHDEALVDYKTIRAPFDGMITHRFVDQGKLISRGTMETTSIQPIVTLEQVTTLRAYVWVPADIAPQIRRGQKVIAKFAGLPGQVFTGRVTRYDAEENPRTRTMRTEVDIENPKLVIHPGMYGQFTFYLKKFDGAILIPGMAIRKEKGKGFTVAIVRNGQVHIQPVETGIDNGDWIQIKSGLVPGDKVVMMGKWHVAEGQKVRAIPYKGIPFRAARQL, encoded by the coding sequence TTGACAACAGAAGAGAAAGCACGCACGGATCATTCGAATGACGAGGAACCTCTTTCCGATCAAATGCGGGAAGAGATTGACCTGGAAGAGGTTCAGCCCAATCGAAAAATCCAAAAATGGGCCGGGATTGTTCTTTTAGTTTTGATTCTTGGTCCCGTGACGGTGTTCGTTCTCAATAAAATCTTTCCGCCGCATCCACCTGTTTTTCACCGGCAGGTTGTTCAGGTGATCCGTATCCGGTCTCGTCAAATGTATCACAAGGCAACGATTCCGGCCGGTATCCGGTCCTTCCGGGAAACGATCATTTACGCCCATGTTCCCGGATACCTCAAGACTCTGAATGTGGATAAGGGCGATTATGTCCACAAGGGGCAGACTCTCGCCTATATCCAGGATCCAGAATTGCGACAGGCCCTTGAGGAAAAGAAGGCCCGTGTCCGGATCAATTACCTGACATACAGAAGGATTAAAAAGGTGTGGTTATCGCATCCAGCTCTGATCTCCGAGCAGCGGGTACAGGAGAAACTGGCCGCATATCTGGCATCCGTCTCTGCCATGAGACATGATGAAGCGCTGGTGGACTATAAAACCATCCGGGCTCCCTTTGATGGGATGATCACCCACCGCTTTGTCGATCAGGGGAAACTGATTTCCCGGGGGACGATGGAAACGACGTCGATCCAGCCTATTGTGACTCTGGAGCAGGTGACGACCTTGCGCGCTTACGTTTGGGTCCCGGCAGACATTGCCCCCCAGATCCGAAGAGGGCAAAAAGTGATTGCAAAATTTGCCGGGTTGCCGGGACAGGTCTTTACCGGACGGGTGACGCGTTACGATGCGGAAGAAAATCCGCGAACTCGAACCATGAGAACAGAAGTGGATATTGAAAATCCAAAGCTTGTGATTCACCCCGGCATGTATGGACAGTTTACCTTCTATCTGAAGAAATTTGACGGAGCAATTCTGATCCCGGGTATGGCGATCCGGAAGGAAAAAGGGAAAGGCTTTACGGTTGCGATCGTGAGAAATGGGCAAGTTCATATTCAGCCCGTCGAAACAGGCATCGATAACGGAGACTGGATCCAGATAAAATCGGGACTCGTTCCGGGGGACAAAGTTGTCATGATGGGGAAATGGCATGTCGCCGAAGGACAGAAAGTCCGGGCGATTCCCTATAAAGGGATCCCGTTCCGTGCAGCACGACAGTTGTAA
- a CDS encoding efflux RND transporter permease subunit — MFLVRFSLKSPYTIIAFALAIVLLGSQSLSSMNVSIFPQIPDPDVEVLTVFPGLSPYEVETEITEQMERIILQAPYIRSIKSNSVTGISMINVRYRSSYSLSASVSMTVSMVYSSLKYLPPGVFPPIIIPFGVSAIPIADIVLESKELSQMQLYDIGYYNIRSQMGTVPGAAAPPVFGGMSRQIQVYTNNTALLARGLSIWDVAQTLNRQNIIWPAGVTTYGTQNYDVFVNALLGGPKSINNVPIKFEHGQPVYIKDIGEAKDSYRLQFNPVRVDGRKSVYFPLLKQSGANTIKVVEATRKALKSFYGLPKSLHLSVIFDQSVYIKDSVASLEREGIVGIILTAIMILVFLGNVRATLIIFTSIPLSLLTGITLLHMTGQTINIMTLGGLALAIGRLVDDSIVVLENTNRHIELGKDLYTASLEGAGEVAMPVLASTIATMIVFSPVLFLVGKGKFLFTPLAAAVAFSMMASYFVSMTLVPVLSRWFMKPESYYEEHDSAIRRGFKKFDAAFDKFRNGYREILIQALKRQKTFSVMLALSFVATLFLASQVGSEYFPSDDTGSFIISVRLPVGSRVELTDAYMARLDGAIRRVIPKKEIVHIVANEGIRIGWAAMYTTNLWTHMSFVLVQLVPSTKRHHSVWDYENKLRTYLNEHFPNVEFDFESASIITQVLSGSGEAPIDLQILGPSYLKLGEIAKNIRDQIKKIPGTEDVRVKQNFHYPGLMIDVDRNKAGFLGLSETDIERQVITSLVTDMAIGENFWVDPKSGNPYFLTAQYPEDRWNNMDSLDNILIRPLGSSDVTSPASSAPPVYLRDVADIKRITFPPAIFHYNVERVVDVLVSFQHKRGVSMGAIGGKIEDIMKKYPFPDGYSWHETGMLASMHRSFGSMGVAVLLAMALVYLALVAQFQSFLDPFIIMLSVPFGLIGVVIMLYVTGSGFNVESLIGIIMDIGIGVSNSVLLVEFAIRLREKGAPLVRSVVEAGATRLRPILMTAVGTVLAMIPTAIGMGEGSGPEEPLARAVIGGLIVMTILTLFQVPILFVLFHRLEDRWKARNSG; from the coding sequence GTGTTCCTCGTTCGATTCTCATTAAAAAGTCCCTATACCATTATTGCCTTTGCTCTCGCGATTGTTCTTCTTGGCAGCCAGAGCCTGTCCTCGATGAATGTATCGATTTTCCCCCAGATTCCGGATCCGGATGTAGAGGTCCTGACTGTTTTTCCCGGTCTCAGCCCCTATGAGGTTGAAACGGAAATCACAGAACAGATGGAACGTATCATTCTCCAGGCCCCCTATATACGGAGCATCAAGTCGAACAGTGTGACCGGGATCAGTATGATCAATGTGCGATACAGATCATCTTATTCCCTGTCCGCCAGTGTTTCGATGACCGTTTCCATGGTGTATTCCTCCTTAAAATATCTTCCGCCCGGGGTTTTTCCTCCGATTATCATTCCTTTCGGGGTTTCTGCCATTCCGATTGCAGACATTGTTCTGGAAAGCAAAGAGCTTTCCCAGATGCAGTTGTACGATATCGGTTATTACAACATCCGGTCCCAGATGGGAACCGTCCCGGGGGCTGCCGCACCTCCTGTGTTCGGAGGAATGTCCCGTCAGATTCAGGTATACACAAATAATACGGCGCTCCTGGCACGCGGTCTCTCCATCTGGGATGTCGCCCAGACACTGAACCGTCAGAATATTATCTGGCCAGCCGGTGTGACGACATATGGGACCCAGAACTACGATGTTTTCGTGAATGCCCTGTTGGGCGGACCGAAGTCCATCAACAATGTTCCGATCAAGTTTGAGCATGGCCAGCCGGTTTATATCAAGGATATCGGAGAGGCCAAAGACTCCTACAGGCTTCAGTTTAATCCGGTCCGGGTCGATGGAAGGAAGTCCGTTTACTTTCCGCTTCTCAAACAAAGCGGTGCCAATACAATCAAGGTTGTGGAAGCAACACGAAAAGCCCTGAAATCGTTTTATGGTCTTCCAAAAAGCCTCCATTTGTCCGTCATTTTTGATCAATCGGTGTACATCAAGGACTCTGTGGCATCCCTGGAAAGAGAGGGCATCGTCGGGATCATCCTGACTGCGATCATGATTCTCGTCTTTCTTGGAAATGTCCGCGCAACATTGATTATCTTTACATCGATCCCGTTGTCACTTCTGACCGGTATCACTCTTCTCCATATGACGGGGCAGACCATCAACATCATGACGTTGGGAGGGCTGGCTCTTGCAATCGGTCGGCTGGTCGATGATTCGATTGTCGTTCTGGAAAATACCAATCGGCATATTGAACTGGGAAAAGACTTGTATACGGCCTCTCTCGAGGGAGCCGGAGAAGTTGCGATGCCAGTTCTCGCATCAACCATCGCAACGATGATCGTCTTTTCTCCTGTTCTTTTTCTGGTTGGAAAAGGGAAGTTTCTATTTACTCCGCTTGCCGCAGCCGTCGCCTTTTCCATGATGGCATCCTATTTTGTATCCATGACCCTTGTCCCAGTTCTTTCCCGCTGGTTCATGAAACCGGAATCCTATTATGAAGAGCATGACAGTGCGATCCGGAGAGGTTTCAAAAAGTTTGATGCCGCATTTGACAAGTTCAGAAATGGTTACAGGGAAATTTTGATCCAGGCTCTCAAGAGACAAAAAACATTTTCTGTCATGCTGGCCCTTTCTTTTGTGGCAACCCTCTTTCTGGCGAGTCAGGTCGGTTCCGAATATTTCCCTTCTGACGACACGGGTTCTTTCATTATTTCCGTAAGGCTTCCCGTCGGTTCAAGAGTCGAACTGACAGATGCATACATGGCCAGGCTCGACGGGGCCATTCGGCGGGTGATTCCAAAAAAAGAGATTGTGCACATTGTCGCGAACGAAGGAATACGCATCGGATGGGCTGCCATGTATACGACGAACCTCTGGACGCATATGTCGTTTGTTCTGGTTCAATTGGTACCGTCCACGAAAAGGCACCATTCCGTCTGGGATTATGAAAATAAACTTCGCACTTATTTGAATGAACATTTTCCAAATGTTGAGTTTGATTTTGAGTCGGCTTCCATCATCACCCAGGTGTTGTCGGGTTCTGGAGAAGCACCGATTGATCTTCAGATTCTTGGACCAAGCTATCTCAAGCTGGGAGAAATCGCCAAGAATATTCGCGACCAGATCAAAAAGATTCCGGGAACAGAGGATGTTCGCGTCAAACAAAATTTCCATTATCCGGGTTTGATGATCGATGTCGATCGAAACAAGGCCGGTTTTCTTGGTCTTTCGGAAACGGATATTGAGCGTCAGGTCATTACAAGTCTGGTGACAGACATGGCGATCGGCGAGAATTTCTGGGTTGATCCCAAGTCCGGAAACCCCTATTTTCTGACGGCGCAATACCCGGAAGACCGATGGAACAATATGGACTCCCTGGACAATATTCTCATTCGGCCGCTGGGAAGCTCGGATGTGACATCTCCGGCGAGCAGTGCGCCTCCGGTTTACCTCAGGGATGTCGCGGATATTAAAAGAATTACATTCCCGCCTGCCATTTTTCATTACAATGTGGAACGTGTTGTGGATGTCCTCGTCAGTTTCCAGCACAAGAGAGGCGTGTCCATGGGAGCGATCGGAGGCAAAATTGAGGACATCATGAAGAAATATCCTTTTCCGGATGGATATTCCTGGCATGAGACCGGGATGTTGGCCAGTATGCACAGATCCTTTGGATCCATGGGCGTAGCGGTTCTCCTGGCGATGGCCCTTGTTTATCTGGCACTGGTCGCACAGTTCCAGTCATTCCTTGATCCCTTTATTATCATGCTGTCCGTTCCCTTTGGCCTGATTGGTGTTGTCATTATGCTGTATGTGACGGGTTCGGGGTTCAATGTCGAATCGTTGATCGGGATCATTATGGATATCGGGATTGGGGTGTCGAACTCTGTGCTCCTTGTCGAATTTGCCATTCGACTGAGGGAAAAGGGGGCACCCCTGGTCCGGTCCGTTGTTGAGGCGGGAGCCACACGTTTGAGACCAATTCTGATGACAGCAGTCGGAACGGTTTTGGCCATGATACCGACAGCGATCGGGATGGGAGAGGGCTCCGGGCCAGAAGAGCCCCTCGCTCGTGCGGTGATCGGCGGACTGATTGTGATGACGATCCTGACCCTGTTTCAGGTGCCGATCCTTTTTGTTCTCTTTCACCGGCTTGAAGATCGCTGGAAAGCCAGAAATTCCGGTTAA
- a CDS encoding class II fructose-bisphosphate aldolase, whose translation MNESINTGEKFREQYRLVADFSGNEPVVTDLERFRTRYLANAIGDLLFQEDRVARKMSFELIRSAFQQSGAWSESIDPLYRAIGKGEVGGFTVPAINIRGLTFETARAVFRAIRSIEGGPVIFELAKSEIGYTGQRPMEYAGLIMAAAFQEKVQGPVFIQGDHYQVNASRYREAPEKEIEDLKYLIQESLDAGYGNIDIDASTLVRLEPEDLREQQRENGRVTAQLTHFIRQISTGAGREKNHPVSVGGEIGEVGKENSTPAELEAFMEVYQEHLARLGQREEGISKISVQTGTSHGGVPLADGSIKKVALDFAALEALSRLARERYRMGGAVQHGASTLPEEMFDQFPKVGTLEIHLATGFQNLLLDHPLFPKELYQKSVAYLKEAHKKEWKEGETEEQFVYKNRKRIFGPFKKDLSLLPEKAVKEIMQSMEERFILIFKKLGLSGTRSVIDRYFPGGE comes from the coding sequence ATGAATGAATCCATCAATACGGGCGAAAAATTTCGGGAACAGTATCGGCTTGTTGCGGATTTTTCAGGAAACGAACCCGTCGTCACTGATCTTGAACGGTTTCGCACCCGATATCTTGCGAATGCGATCGGGGATCTTCTCTTTCAGGAAGACAGGGTCGCACGAAAAATGTCATTTGAACTGATCCGTTCTGCTTTTCAGCAGTCCGGGGCCTGGTCGGAATCAATCGATCCTCTTTATCGGGCGATTGGAAAAGGTGAGGTCGGAGGGTTCACTGTCCCCGCAATCAATATTCGGGGGCTGACCTTTGAAACAGCTCGTGCCGTCTTTCGTGCCATCCGGTCGATTGAGGGAGGTCCCGTCATTTTCGAGCTTGCCAAATCGGAGATCGGCTATACAGGACAGAGACCCATGGAGTACGCGGGTCTGATTATGGCAGCGGCTTTTCAGGAAAAGGTTCAGGGACCGGTTTTTATTCAGGGGGATCACTATCAGGTCAATGCGTCCCGTTATCGGGAGGCGCCGGAAAAAGAGATTGAAGATCTGAAGTATCTGATTCAGGAGTCTCTGGATGCCGGGTACGGCAATATCGATATCGATGCTTCGACGCTGGTTCGGCTGGAACCGGAAGACCTTCGGGAACAGCAGAGGGAAAATGGACGGGTCACGGCCCAGTTAACGCATTTTATCCGGCAGATATCGACGGGAGCCGGACGGGAAAAAAATCACCCTGTGTCTGTCGGAGGGGAAATCGGGGAGGTTGGAAAAGAGAATTCCACGCCTGCCGAACTCGAAGCATTCATGGAAGTCTATCAGGAACATCTGGCCCGTCTGGGACAAAGAGAGGAAGGGATTTCGAAGATCAGTGTCCAGACGGGAACTTCGCATGGGGGGGTACCACTGGCGGACGGTTCAATCAAAAAAGTCGCGCTGGATTTTGCCGCTCTTGAAGCCTTGTCCCGTCTGGCCAGGGAACGTTACCGCATGGGGGGCGCGGTGCAGCATGGCGCATCGACCCTGCCGGAAGAGATGTTCGACCAGTTTCCAAAGGTTGGCACATTGGAAATTCATCTGGCGACCGGATTCCAGAACCTTTTGCTGGATCACCCTCTTTTTCCGAAGGAGCTTTATCAAAAGTCTGTCGCTTACTTAAAGGAAGCGCACAAGAAAGAATGGAAGGAAGGAGAGACGGAAGAACAGTTTGTCTATAAGAACCGAAAAAGGATTTTTGGACCCTTCAAGAAGGACCTTTCTCTTCTCCCTGAAAAGGCGGTGAAAGAAATCATGCAATCCATGGAGGAGCGGTTCATCCTGATTTTCAAAAAGCTGGGGCTTTCCGGCACCCGTTCGGTGATCGACAGGTATTTCCCGGGAGGTGAATGA